The Vibrio maritimus genomic interval GATACTAGCGGGTAGCCGCTGTGGTTTTTTTCCTGCGGTTCGGGGGGAGTCCGTAGACTACACCTTCAAATATCTCACCAAGAATACGTTTTGCGAACTCGAAGGTGCCCTAGAAAGAAAAATCGGTCTGTATGACATTCTATCAATGGTTGATGCAGAGCTGAAGGAGGCAACCTCAGGGGAAATCGGCTGGCAGAATATTGTAAAGCCCGACTTTAACAACGCCTATGAAAAACTCAGATACGACGTTGCCTGCCCGGAAGTAAACGATAGAGTCCATACCGTATTGCTCAAGGCCCGTCGAATGAAATTCTACCGTCACCTGAATGCAGCTGAAAAAGAGATCTATGACAGGGATCTCGATACCCATTTTATTCGCATTGCCGTTCCCATTCCGAGGCAGAATGCAGAGAAGCTTATCGCCCTGTATGAAGCAGGGGTGCTTGATTCTGTCAAAATGGGATATGGAGAGTCGCAAAACCCCTGTTTCAACGGACACGCATACGATATCAAGCATGAAGAGCATGCAGATGAGAAAACGCAACAGCAAACCAAGCATGCCGACGCAGTGATCCGGGCATCAGGTCAAGATTTCAAGCTTTCCCTGCATCCATCTCGATTGGTATCAGCGTTGGTTGAGCGCGGGGAACTACTCGCCAACCGCGAAGGCCACTATGCCACAGGAGGGGTTATGCTCGACAGCGATGAGTCCTATGTGGTGATGTCTCGCTCTCCCGCAACCGGCAAGCCTGTCCCCTCCCCCCACCTATCTTCCTATGGCGTATTGACGCGCTATTGGCAAAACGAACGCAACTTCTCCGCGGCTTTTGTTGAAGCAGCATTATGGCTAGCCGAAACATGGACGGAATATTGCATTGTGCAAAGATCCTCCAAGCAACCCTCATCAACGAATTCCAATTGATAAAGGAATAGAAACAATGGAAATGAAAGAGTTCTATTACGAAAACGGAATCAGGGTCAGCCTGTTCAACCTCGATCATGAGGCGGTTCCCTTCCACTTTCACCAGTCCGTTTCAGACATGATTTTCTGCTCTAAGGGTACGATACAGATCGAGTTACCCGAAAAAAAAAAGGTGTACACTGTTGCCCAGGGCAACGTTTTCCAGATTCCCTCTCGTACGAAACACAGGTTTGCCAATGGAGAACAACATGGGCGACAAAGCCGCTACGTGCTGATGCAGCTAGGCAGCTTCGATATAGAGTTTGAGCAGGATACGGAAAGCATGCAGGCACTACTGCCTAGCGCTAAACCGAAGCACGAATCAAAAACGCCTATTTACATTGAAAACCGCAAGGCCGATATCCAAGCGCTCGCTAGCAGGTTTGCCAAAAACAGGCCGGAAGCACTTACCGAAGAAGAAAACAGAGATGTCGTCATGGCATTGGAGTACTTTGCAGCAAAGGGGGTGGAATCTGTGTATTCCGACGAAAAGGTTTAAGTAGCGTGATGGGGTACAGCATCGAAATTATCTTCTTCATCATGCTGGTCTTTGCAGTTGCCGGCGTTATCAAAGGCGTGGTAGGTCTTGGCCTGCCACCCGTTGTATTGGGTCTGCTCACCACTGTAGTTGGAATCCACCCTGCGATGTCTCTAGTTGCCTTACCAGCGTTTATCACCAATGCCTATCAGGCCATGGCTGGACACTATGCAAGAACCCTGTTCCAAGAGCACTGGGCTTTCTTTTTCTCCGCCACCCTTTCCATCGGTGCTGGGTGCTGGTTAACACTAAAAGTGGAGCCCAGCTACATATCTCTAATTCTGGGGGTATTACTTAGCCTGCATGCCATTGCAGGTCTATCCAATTTCCGCGTTATCATCCCCCCTCAATGGAAAAAAGCCTTCGGCGTTGCAATGGGAACCTGTAACGGCATATTTACCGGTCTGACTGGGTCATCAGCTGTACCTGGGGTTTTTTACCTCCAATCTTCAGAGCTACCAAAAGAGCAGCTGGTGCAAGCAATGGGAATTCTATTCACTTTTTCTTCCGCTGGATTAGCACTCGGGTTGTTCTTCCAGAACCTGCTGACTCTCTCGTCAAGTGCCCTTTCAATTGTAGCACTGCTACCTGCCATCGCAGGCATGTTTATTGGCGGGCGAATCCGAAAGCGGCTTTCTGTGGTTATGTTTCAGCGGTTATTTTTTATTTCACTGTTCATGCTGGGTGGATATATAGCAATCATCCCCCTTAGCTAAACGACAAAAACGTATGCGAGCGATGAATGACAAATATTAAAGCACTGCTGAATGAACTAGAAACCAAAGGCATAGAGAACGATCTCCATGTAGCTGAGCGGCGGCAGAAATACCTAAACATCACCAAGGGTACCGGTGAGTTTCTCAGCGTCATGGCAAAATCCATCGCCGCCACCCGTATCCTCGAAGTCGGCACATCCAACGGCTACTCAACCATCTGGCTGGCATCGGCTCTGAATACGCAAGGCCATGTTACCACAATCGAATACAATCTGGAAAAAGTAGCAGAGGCGAGAGAGAACTTTGCCCAAGCTGGGCTGGAGGACCGCATCACCTTGATGGAAGGAGATGCTACCCAGCTTATTCCATGCCTGGAAAAGCCTTTTGACTTGGTATTTCTTGATGCAGAGCGCGATATCTACCCCAGCATTATCGAAAATATTATCAGACTCACCAGACCTGGCGGCTTGATTGTTTGCGAC includes:
- a CDS encoding FAD/NAD(P)-binding protein, with product MSNANNIRLCIVGTGFSGTAALFHLVNSLTEKRNAIPTVEIITIEERKVNGPGLPYAPSELLPSHLCNNQARVMSVHSNDFCDWMAENRLRLLRDYPFLVKETHPVFSQEEWEPDPDAFYPRALFGIYLRDRFEQTVAKASKFGVKIETLNGFRAIDGFRKSSKFNIVLEEAESGHTKIIPLVDKVLLSTGHWVPDETRSPDTTSTFLDSPYPYSRLKSYFNNWSKNQQEQPLRVFVKGMGPSGIDAILSLAENGTFTYSTRGNITAYTLPENEAPFQILAGSRCGFFPAVRGESVDYTFKYLTKNTFCELEGALERKIGLYDILSMVDAELKEATSGEIGWQNIVKPDFNNAYEKLRYDVACPEVNDRVHTVLLKARRMKFYRHLNAAEKEIYDRDLDTHFIRIAVPIPRQNAEKLIALYEAGVLDSVKMGYGESQNPCFNGHAYDIKHEEHADEKTQQQTKHADAVIRASGQDFKLSLHPSRLVSALVERGELLANREGHYATGGVMLDSDESYVVMSRSPATGKPVPSPHLSSYGVLTRYWQNERNFSAAFVEAALWLAETWTEYCIVQRSSKQPSSTNSN
- a CDS encoding cupin domain-containing protein, giving the protein MEMKEFYYENGIRVSLFNLDHEAVPFHFHQSVSDMIFCSKGTIQIELPEKKKVYTVAQGNVFQIPSRTKHRFANGEQHGRQSRYVLMQLGSFDIEFEQDTESMQALLPSAKPKHESKTPIYIENRKADIQALASRFAKNRPEALTEEENRDVVMALEYFAAKGVESVYSDEKV
- a CDS encoding sulfite exporter TauE/SafE family protein — translated: MGYSIEIIFFIMLVFAVAGVIKGVVGLGLPPVVLGLLTTVVGIHPAMSLVALPAFITNAYQAMAGHYARTLFQEHWAFFFSATLSIGAGCWLTLKVEPSYISLILGVLLSLHAIAGLSNFRVIIPPQWKKAFGVAMGTCNGIFTGLTGSSAVPGVFYLQSSELPKEQLVQAMGILFTFSSAGLALGLFFQNLLTLSSSALSIVALLPAIAGMFIGGRIRKRLSVVMFQRLFFISLFMLGGYIAIIPLS
- a CDS encoding O-methyltransferase, with protein sequence MTNIKALLNELETKGIENDLHVAERRQKYLNITKGTGEFLSVMAKSIAATRILEVGTSNGYSTIWLASALNTQGHVTTIEYNLEKVAEARENFAQAGLEDRITLMEGDATQLIPCLEKPFDLVFLDAERDIYPSIIENIIRLTRPGGLIVCDNAISHQEELTPIMEYFCHLDGFTTHLVPVGKGEFVIHKGTAVSAS